cattcatcattaaaaatagcattaattatgcattttaaagttttaagcaTGCAAGTTCAATCTTTAATCAAGTTTGTTGATCTTTTGAGTGGAAATTACTGTTTGTGTGCTGAATTTAATGGAAAACATTGATTCTCtctcaaaaaataaatgcaaattgtGCACTCAATTTACaggaaaaatgccatatttaagcgtgttctctggagaTGATGTTTGACTGGGGTGTTCAGACGTTTGCAAACGATTGTATTTGTGTTATAAAGAAAATGTAGAATAAGAGAAGGTATAAGAAAGTGTGTTAAATGTATCGAGGCATCTAGAACAGGGCATTGACGCCGTCTCTGACTGCTGCAATTTCACTACCTAATCTCGTACTAAAGGCATATTAATCCTCGTTAAACCGTCAAACATCCACTTGAataaaattgttcaaaatctttAAGCTATTTCTTCTCATTTATCCCTCACACTCCCCCACTTCAGCTGCGAAGAGATTAGTGTCCTGCAGATGGCAGctacttctctttctttccttctttcctttttttttctgtttttctccccGTCTTTTTTGCAGCCTGTGTGAGTGCCTGTCCGTGGAAGAGCAGCACATGACTGATGTCTGGTGGTTTTGCGTTAACTATACCGGTTTGGGTCTACAAATGCTTGGTTGGTGTGTGTTAATGGTTCAGTCACTTAGACTTACAGAAGGTGACGAGACTCAACTCCGTGGTGGCCTCAGATTCCATTTACcttatgtgagtgtgtgtctatatgtttgtattgtgtgtgtgtgtgtgtgtgtgtgtgtgtacctgcatGCAAGTTCACTGTGTTCTCTTTTCACTCTTCCACATTTTACTTGCAGCTCATTTCCTAagcatttttcttgtttctttgaAAGCTGTTTAGGAAATGATAAAACATATAAGATTGTAGAATTTcatgcaagttttttttccaacaatTAAGTACATTGTACAGTAAGTGCTCTTGGCGTCTGGATTAAAACTACCACGTTTGTCTCATTGGGTGAATTTGGTGTGAGATGTGgactgatgagctgaatcggCAAAGCCGGTTTAGACACGGAGAGATTATCTGCGATGACACGTATTAGTAAATAATTCTCACCTCATATTTTAACTGATTGATGAAAACTCAGTAAATTACAACTaactgaaaaacgataaaatggaaataaaattgtGAGCTGATGGATAGTGTAAAATATGTCAGAGGTAACCAACGGCCTGTAGTTtatgaacaaaaagaaaaatatgatgGTGTCCAAGTCAGACAggtcttttgtctgttttgcctGAGGGGTGGAATCGTGTCTGCTGTACTTTCTTGTTAGCTGTTCTATCATTTTGGTGGCCAGTCTACATAATGCTTTGAACTTGAGTCCACTATCGAGCAGAGGTCAAAATTCATCAGAGCTTCACCCACAGTAATGTCCTGTTTATAAAGATTTCTAAAAGATTTTTAGGAAAAAGGGGAAAgtaaggggggtgggggtggtgggtaGGGGGGGTGCTGGGGGGGTGCTCTGgatctgtttttattcactgatcatttttcagtcttttaGGAACTACACATATTGTGGCTGctgctggagtgtgtgtgtgtgtgtgtgtgtgtgtgtgtgtgtgtgtgtgtgtgtgtgtgtgtgaactgtgAATGGCTCATGCTGGCTAGCGGTCTCCAGGTTAATGATGGACTAATCTAGTTTAATTAGGTTCAGCCGTCCGAACAGTGGCCCTAGTGGAATCTAACTACTTTCCTTTGTTCCCTTATAAAAgtccactttttaaaatgaaagcatACTGTTTTTCCTCCACTGTGTTTAATTGATGCTTTGTGGGAAGTAAACTtgacaatattttaatattaatcaaATATTTAGCTTTCATTGAACAGCATTAATTCAGCAGGAAAGTAATCCGCAGAAGACCTATAACCCCGCAGTCTTTTTTAAGAAACATACAGGTGCAGATATTTCCTGTGTAGGCGAGAATGGAAATAAGGCCACGTCTGCCTCTGTGGTTGATGTTTGTTCATCGTTGTCTAGTGTGTCCACGCCCCAGAGAGAACTGCAGTGCCTTCGTcacaaaaaaaaaggctttttctgTTTGCCATGGCTGAAACGGAGATCttagagaaacaaaacaaactgaaaacagGGCTGGTGAAAGTCCTCGAGTGTGTTGCTACAATCTCATCAGCGGCCGCTGTGGTGAACCCCATCTTTGGTTTGGCGGGCTCGCTGATCCATCTAGTCCTGCACCACGTTGATGACGAAGAGATCCAGACACTAAAGCGTGAGTTCAGCAGCATGAACCGGGCACTGGATGAGATCTCCCAGCAGAACCGCACAGCCCTACTGCAGATCAGAACGGAAACGCTGGCCAGCCAGTACTGCGGAGTGGAGGAGAACATCCGCAATCAGTTCCGCAAGTTCATGGAGGTCGTGGAAGCGAAGCCTGAGCACCAGCAGAGCAAA
This portion of the Pygocentrus nattereri isolate fPygNat1 chromosome 13, fPygNat1.pri, whole genome shotgun sequence genome encodes:
- the LOC108439458 gene encoding protein rapunzel-like, coding for MAETEILEKQNKLKTGLVKVLECVATISSAAAVVNPIFGLAGSLIHLVLHHVDDEEIQTLKREFSSMNRALDEISQQNRTALLQIRTETLASQYCGVEENIRNQFRKFMEVVEAKPEHQQSKKDDFEKSYAYDMGDQNLHTLYDGVMGTPKLFSKPILEVYMTHSKGDRQVMERLCTRLTYLFCIGLIALMGYAAIIGDDEEGLSEEWAKKMENLQERMQEVLRKCN